From the genome of Halobellus litoreus, one region includes:
- a CDS encoding histidine kinase N-terminal 7TM domain-containing protein, with translation MPWELTAASAAGFTTLAVYAALALVGWRNRTSRCGPEVTLLMAVVGLSALTYSIQLGYDAVAPQSFWWGLTFAISTLAPFLWLGFVVQYVSRSQWMTRRRAAAFALEPLVMIGAIATNSAHGLVWTVSSEAVATPGAAVELAFGPLYYGHLLVAYVTVTIGMWMIFLVGIRWSLVYWKQVLVLLVAPLPPFLSNIAFVLGISPVPSLDLTPFMFTFTGLLLVLGLYRFDLLERVPIARRQAFQAMGDGLVVLNSDRVVIQVDDIARRILDPPPDVGSRIDDVFPETQFEQLHGTTVTDANNLAYDIRVSDLTDERGDEIGYALALRDVTGRHRYEQRLEVANRVLRHNLRNDMNVVRGYADIVATGSDAETKRAARSILDRTDDLLTVSDKARKVSELDDSHTQPTTTHDVTAIVAGIVHQSRRKFPESTFTFVGTPHVEAELTDAGSLATAIEELTELLVGQVDGENGGVTIQIAVERRDDVVIRIESDGPPIPAVEREALSAGSETPLRHAEGLGLWLAYWCVIENGGELAFGDEADGSEEVGAPNSKSETATVRLTFPAREE, from the coding sequence ATGCCGTGGGAACTCACTGCGGCGTCCGCCGCCGGCTTCACAACCCTCGCGGTTTACGCAGCGTTGGCGCTCGTCGGCTGGCGGAACCGGACGTCCCGGTGCGGTCCCGAGGTCACCCTGCTGATGGCCGTCGTCGGTCTCTCGGCGCTCACCTATTCGATCCAGCTCGGTTACGACGCCGTCGCGCCGCAGTCGTTCTGGTGGGGACTCACGTTCGCTATCTCGACGCTCGCGCCGTTCCTCTGGCTGGGATTCGTCGTCCAGTACGTCAGTCGCTCGCAGTGGATGACGCGGCGACGGGCCGCGGCGTTCGCGCTCGAACCGCTCGTGATGATTGGCGCGATCGCGACGAATTCGGCCCACGGACTCGTCTGGACGGTCTCCTCGGAGGCTGTGGCCACGCCCGGAGCGGCCGTCGAACTCGCGTTCGGCCCGCTGTACTACGGCCACCTGCTCGTCGCTTACGTCACCGTCACGATCGGAATGTGGATGATCTTCCTCGTCGGGATCCGCTGGTCGCTCGTCTACTGGAAGCAGGTGCTCGTCCTGCTCGTCGCGCCCCTACCCCCGTTCCTCTCGAACATCGCGTTTGTGCTGGGAATCAGTCCGGTCCCCTCGCTCGATCTGACACCGTTTATGTTCACGTTCACCGGTCTGCTGTTGGTTCTCGGACTCTACCGCTTCGACCTGCTCGAACGGGTTCCGATCGCGCGCCGCCAGGCGTTCCAGGCGATGGGCGACGGTCTCGTGGTGTTGAATTCCGATCGGGTCGTCATCCAAGTCGACGACATCGCCCGTCGGATCCTCGACCCGCCACCGGACGTCGGGTCCCGGATCGACGACGTGTTCCCCGAGACGCAGTTCGAACAGCTCCACGGGACCACCGTGACGGACGCGAACAACCTAGCGTACGACATCCGCGTCTCGGACCTCACCGACGAGCGGGGCGACGAGATCGGGTACGCGCTGGCGCTCCGGGACGTCACCGGTCGACATCGGTACGAACAGCGCCTGGAAGTGGCCAACCGAGTGCTCCGGCACAACCTCCGGAACGATATGAACGTGGTCCGTGGCTACGCCGACATCGTCGCCACCGGCTCCGACGCGGAGACGAAACGGGCCGCCCGCTCGATTCTCGACCGGACCGACGACCTCCTCACCGTCAGCGACAAGGCCCGGAAAGTCTCCGAACTCGACGACTCGCACACGCAGCCGACGACGACCCACGACGTCACTGCCATCGTCGCCGGGATCGTTCACCAGTCGAGACGAAAGTTTCCGGAGTCGACGTTCACGTTCGTCGGCACGCCGCACGTCGAGGCCGAACTCACCGACGCCGGGTCGCTCGCGACGGCCATCGAGGAACTGACCGAACTGCTCGTCGGCCAGGTCGACGGCGAAAACGGCGGTGTCACGATACAGATCGCCGTCGAGCGTCGAGACGACGTCGTGATACGGATCGAATCCGACGGACCCCCGATCCCGGCCGTCGAGCGCGAAGCGCTCTCTGCGGGCTCGGAGACACCATTGCGACACGCCGAAGGACTGGGGCTGTGGCTCGCGTACTGGTGCGTGATCGAGAACGGCGGCGAACTCGCGTTCGGCG
- a CDS encoding DUF6989 domain-containing protein — protein sequence MSKTHGAPASAGIVGRWNGLRPADRWVIGWIGVNLLVFGHVVLFETPLWLTYAYNGLLYAIGIWVAVRFAAVRDVFVLGSVAGVLEVGVDAFLVSTGSLVYPDSLPMLLGSPLYMPLSWALIITYFGYLGRRLDDAGGPLAATVGPSVAAMVLVGFFEYGAHFAGIWRYEIAPLAMLGTVPAFIVAAEGVMFAALYWVVRLRRPLLGGVVFATVISVSYVGAYALFAAVGG from the coding sequence ATGAGTAAGACACACGGCGCACCGGCTTCGGCAGGTATCGTCGGCCGATGGAACGGGCTCAGACCGGCGGATCGATGGGTGATCGGCTGGATCGGCGTGAACCTGCTCGTCTTCGGCCACGTCGTCCTCTTCGAGACGCCGCTGTGGCTGACGTACGCCTACAACGGCCTGCTCTACGCCATCGGAATCTGGGTCGCGGTCCGCTTTGCGGCCGTGCGAGACGTGTTCGTCCTCGGCAGCGTCGCGGGCGTGCTGGAAGTCGGCGTCGACGCGTTCCTCGTCTCCACCGGTTCGCTGGTCTACCCCGACTCGCTGCCGATGCTCCTCGGCTCGCCGCTCTATATGCCGCTGTCGTGGGCGCTGATTATCACGTACTTCGGGTATCTCGGTCGCCGTCTCGACGACGCGGGCGGTCCGCTCGCGGCGACGGTCGGCCCGTCGGTCGCCGCGATGGTGCTCGTCGGCTTCTTCGAGTACGGCGCGCACTTCGCCGGGATCTGGCGGTACGAAATCGCGCCGCTCGCGATGCTCGGGACCGTTCCGGCCTTCATCGTCGCCGCTGAGGGCGTGATGTTCGCGGCGCTCTACTGGGTGGTCCGACTCCGCCGACCGCTACTCGGCGGCGTGGTTTTCGCGACCGTCATCAGCGTCAGCTACGTCGGGGCTTACGCGCTGTTCGCCGCGGTCGGCGGGTGA
- a CDS encoding DUF7261 family protein, with protein MSRRRRRLRRSGADGDSDEDRAQIVLVAAAVVAVAFLSMTIAYAQLGYDADRTSAGAGAVEVASVEQIERDLAASFRAAVRDRARDAGDGVGPDGTARRERAVAERIRAVVAEDADRLEAAHAEESRSLAVTFDDATATSWAETNCPGGSGREFGPCGSVGGVVVQERAGEVTVVAAAFRIRIVSPAESTTAAVVVRVIS; from the coding sequence GTGAGTCGACGAAGGCGTCGGCTACGGCGGAGCGGAGCCGACGGCGACTCCGACGAGGACCGCGCACAGATCGTCCTCGTCGCCGCCGCGGTCGTCGCGGTCGCGTTCCTGTCGATGACGATCGCCTACGCCCAACTGGGGTACGACGCCGACCGAACGAGCGCTGGGGCGGGCGCGGTCGAGGTCGCCTCGGTCGAACAGATCGAACGGGACCTCGCGGCGTCGTTCCGCGCCGCCGTCCGCGACCGGGCGAGGGACGCGGGCGACGGCGTCGGCCCGGACGGTACCGCCCGACGGGAGCGCGCCGTCGCCGAGCGGATCCGCGCCGTCGTCGCCGAGGACGCAGACCGACTCGAAGCAGCTCACGCAGAGGAGAGTCGGTCCCTCGCGGTGACGTTCGACGACGCGACTGCGACCTCGTGGGCCGAGACGAACTGCCCCGGCGGCTCCGGCCGGGAGTTCGGCCCGTGCGGATCGGTCGGTGGCGTGGTCGTCCAGGAGCGCGCGGGCGAGGTGACGGTCGTGGCCGCCGCGTTCCGGATTCGGATCGTCTCGCCCGCCGAGTCGACCACCGCTGCGGTCGTCGTTCGCGTGATCTCGTAA